The proteins below are encoded in one region of Toxoplasma gondii ME49 chromosome IV, whole genome shotgun sequence:
- a CDS encoding hypothetical protein (encoded by transcript TGME49_211380) has product MPAKPDCFAFVWYGSKEVGLYDTLARQYAKFLLDSNAPVSALLWDCEGKCLAVSQTGEAQVTLWDATSQTAITVETGGREVTFMQWSTTQPVLAIATSKGFVFLYNRVTREKQTVVGTHTLAVRSGSWDSGDTIALGSEDKVVSVLTAEGTLVHAFQTRLSPSLIQFARYPAGPARGLSRLFSVLLGEQSVSIYSVDDPSDTLEISLNYGFVRDMTWADEKTLIVGYRYGDVDVLEVEMKKKKIVTVSSQRVFSQYLDGLSFSPKTKKVALAGDGAIRIISAHNWAEVTQEGIKLHPQIGRVAQVSWSTTGELLCFSTTTGYIACYSAWRPSLAASFLTTILHATSLSDLVISDAHTLSCSSSTITVDFEPAFASCGRHHCAVGAGHFVKYFSYNSSKVWFVGAGNMDCMLAKGASANNIHASS; this is encoded by the exons ATGCCAGCCAAACCAGACTGCTTTGCCTTTGTCTGGTACGGTTCTAAGGAGGTCGGGCTGTACGATACATTGGCACGTCAA TATGCCAAGTTTCTGTTGGATTCGAACGCACCCGTTTCGGCTCTGCTTTGGGACTGCGAAGGAAAATGCCTGGCAGTGTCCCAAACAGGCGAAGCAC AGGTTACTCTGTGGGACGCGACGTCACAGACGGCAATCACTGTCGAAACAGGAGGCAGGGAAGTGACCTTCATGCAGTGGTCAACTACCCAGCCAGTTCTGGCAATTGCGACGTCCAAGGGATTTGTGTTCCTGTATAATCGAGtaacgagagaaaagcaaaccGTCGTGGGCACCCACACACTCGCAGTAAGGTCGGGGAGCTGGGACAGCGGAGACACAATCGCTCTGGGGAGCGAGGACAAGGTTGTTTCCGTGTTAACAGCAGAAG GTACTTTGGTCCACGCGTTCCAGACGCGATTGTCTCCGAGTCTTATTCAGTTTGCCAGATATCCTGCTGGACCAGCTCGGGGCCTGTCAAGATTGTTCAGCGTTCTTCTGGGGGAGCAATCAGTATCCATTTACTCTGTGGACGATCCCTCTGATACGTTAG AGATCTCCTTAAACTATGGCTTTGTTAGAGATATGACCTGGGCGGATGAGAAGACCTTGATCGTCGGATATAGGTATGGTGATGTAGATGTGCTGGAAgtggagatgaagaaaaagaagattGTGACCGTCTCGTCTCAACGGGTCTTCTCACAGTATTTGGAcggcctctccttctcgccgaagacaaagaaagttGCTCTGGCAG GCGACGGGGCTATCCGGATCATCAGCGCCCACAACTGGGCGGAGGTGACGCAAGAGGGCATAAAACTGCATCCTCAAATCGGTCGCGTCGCCCAGGTTTCATGGTCGACAACTGGTGAACTCCTATGTTTCAGCACCACCACAG GATACATTGCATGTTACTCAGCATGGAGGCCTTCCCTCGCCGCATCGTTTCTCACTACTATCCTCCATGCTACCTCTCTTTCTGACCTCGTTATCTCTG ATGCTCACACCCTGTCGTGCAGTTCGTCCACGATCACTGTCGATTTTGAGCCGGCTTTCGCCTCTTGTGGCCGCCATCACTGTGCGGTCGGAGCAGGGCATTTTGTCAAGTACTTCAGTTATAACTCATCAAAGGTATGGTTTGTTGGCGCAGGCAACATGGATTGCATGCTCGCGAAGGGCGCATCCGCAAATAACATTCACGCTAGCAGCTAG